The Deinococcus malanensis DNA segment CGCACTTTTCTTGACCCCAAATATCTGCACCTGCAGGTCGCTCATGCCGCGAGTGTAGCGAGACCACGGACAACATGCCCGACCTGTCTCCAAATTATTTGCTTTGCAAAGCAACTAGATATAGAATAACTCTCAAGAAGGGAGGATCACTGATGTTAACCCTGACTCCTACCGAACTGCTCGCCTGGCGCGGCTTCCTGCACGCCCACGACACCCTCTGGAAGGCGCTGGACGCCGAACTGACCGCCCATGACCTCAACCTTCCGGCCTACGAACTGCTGACCACGCTGGAAGAGGCCGGTTCCCAGGGGCTGCGTATGACTGATCTGGCCCGCCGGGTGCGCTTCAGCGGAGGTGGCCTGACCCGCCTGGCGGACAAGTTACAGGCGCAGGGGCTGATCGAACGCCGCCGCTGTGCCACCGATGGGAGGGGGTGGGAAGCGGCGCTGACCGAGCAGGGGCAAAAGAAGCTGCGCCGGGTTCACGTGCGTCATCTGCGGGAGGTCCGCCGCCGCTTCCTGGACCGCCTGACCCCAGAGGAAACCAGACTGCTCGCGGGCCTGTGGCCCCGTTTTCAGGAGGAAGCCCGATGAACAGCACGCCGCACGGCGTTCACCATGTCAGCGCACTCAGCGCCGATATTGCGCGCAACCATGACTTCTATACCCGGGTGCTGGGGCTTCGTCTGGTCAAAAAGACGGTTAATCAGGACTCGCCGGGTATGTACCACCTGTTTTATGCAGACGGCGCTGGCAGTGCGGGAACCGATATGACCTTCTTCGACTTCCCTCAGGCCGCCCGCGAGCACCGCGGCAACAACTCGGTGACCCTGACCACCTTCCGCGTCACCGGAGAGGCTGCCCTGAATTACTGGGCCGGGCGCCTGACCGGGCATGGCGTGCTGCACAGCGGCGTGACCCGGGTGGACGGACGCGCCCACCTGTACTATGAGGATGTGGACAGCACCCGCCTCGCGCTGGTGGACGACGTGGGAGAAGGCCCCCGCGCGCTGCCCAACCCCCTGACCGACGTGCCTGTCGAATATCAGATTCAGGGCCTGGGATACAGCGGTTTCACGGTTCCGGATCTGGGGCCAACCCGCGCGTTTCTGGAAACGGGCCTGCACCTACGCGAGATCCGCACCTATCCCACCGAAGGCTTCACGACGCATGTCTTTCAGATGAATGCAGCGCCCG contains these protein-coding regions:
- a CDS encoding ring-cleaving dioxygenase translates to MNSTPHGVHHVSALSADIARNHDFYTRVLGLRLVKKTVNQDSPGMYHLFYADGAGSAGTDMTFFDFPQAAREHRGNNSVTLTTFRVTGEAALNYWAGRLTGHGVLHSGVTRVDGRAHLYYEDVDSTRLALVDDVGEGPRALPNPLTDVPVEYQIQGLGYSGFTVPDLGPTRAFLETGLHLREIRTYPTEGFTTHVFQMNAAPGEGQGPHTELHVTERGDLPRSRPGAGSVHHVALRLRDSDVLAWLLHLEQAGYGNSGRVDRYYFQSIYIRDPNGLVVELATDGPGFATDETAGQLGQRLALPPFLEPRRATIEAHLRPLTLSQGDPA
- a CDS encoding MarR family winged helix-turn-helix transcriptional regulator; amino-acid sequence: MLTLTPTELLAWRGFLHAHDTLWKALDAELTAHDLNLPAYELLTTLEEAGSQGLRMTDLARRVRFSGGGLTRLADKLQAQGLIERRRCATDGRGWEAALTEQGQKKLRRVHVRHLREVRRRFLDRLTPEETRLLAGLWPRFQEEAR